From Anopheles coluzzii chromosome 3, AcolN3, whole genome shotgun sequence, the proteins below share one genomic window:
- the LOC120956894 gene encoding F-box only protein 25 — translation MPFISKDWRSPGDSWVKTDEGWEKLKVLECVKRKRCISECSSTSDTENDTENGDNEVVPPHCHITLKCTREIAGFNGLGEAVRRLDFRSSVRDGRRFNYVCALLRLLVSGKGITSLPGGAQRLLLQMLEEVATYVSDSQQNINVLRGLVQQLRALLNQENQKCWGKPLGSQSLWAEHVQTIQRIQDIASQIEIKEPGPNIRPKLHDLPEECVREIILRITDYKDLEASASAWSLMAALISEQRVWRELSHYHFTKQQIDVVLEKMCLQDTKERHRNWQAIYHALRKMYGVREELQYAEILAFCRLCRCLFWPSAGHPCIVDQCPDFRQRVQEAGNSNSNETQPVPPAKFLQYFSL, via the exons ATGCATTTCGGAGTGCAGTAGCACCAGTGACACCGAGAACGACACTGAGAATGG CGACAACGAAGTAGTACCGCCACACTGTCACATCACGCTGAAGTGCACCCGGGAGATTGCCGGCTTCAACGGGCTCGGGGAGGCGGTCCGGCGGCTCGATTTCCGCAGCTCGGTACGGGACGGCCGTCGGTTTAACTACGTCTGTGCGCTGCTCCGGCTGCTCGTGTCCGGCAAGGGCATAACCAGCCTTCCGGGCGGTGCCCAGCGGCTGCTGCTCCAGATGCTGGAGGAGGTAGCGACGTACGTGAGCGACTCGCAGCAGAACATTAACGTGCTGCGGGGGCTGGTGCAGCAGCTGCGCGCGCTGCTGAACCAGGAGAACCAAAAGTGCTGGGGCAAACCGCTCGGCAGCCAGAGCCTGTGGGCCGAGCACGTGCAAACCATCCAGCGCATACAGGATATAGCTAGTCAGATTGAAATTAAGGAG CCCGGTCCAAACATTCGTCCAAAACTACACGACCTGCCCGAggagtgtgtgcgcgagatCATACTCCGAATCACCGACTACAAGGATCTGGAAGCGTCGGCCTCCGCCTGGTCGCTGATGGCCGCCCTCATCTCCGAGCAGCGGGTGTGGCGCGAGCTGTCCCACTACCACTTCACCAAGCAGCAGATCGATGTGGTGCTGGAGAAGATGTGTCTGCAGGATACGAAGGAGCGGCACCGCAACTGGCAGGCGATCTACCACGCCTTGCGCAA GATGTACGGTGTGCGGGAGGAGCTTCAGTATGCGGAAATTCTAGCGTTCTGTCGGCTGTGTCGCTGCCTGTTCTGGCCATCCGCGGGTCATCCGTGCATCGTCGACCAGTGTCCCGATTTTCGGCAGCGCGTCCAGGAGGCGGGCAACAGTAATAGCAACGAAACACAGCCCGTGCCGCCGGCAAAGTTTCTGCAGTACTTTTCGCTGTAA
- the LOC120956639 gene encoding ribonucleases P/MRP protein subunit POP1 gives MASANMQFDAAVGGTVQLPTRVDQLQFAESRTEEVFQMLLTMNSGSNQRKLMHQSLPCHMRRRAMSYNVRRLPRRFRQVHTAQFNKSGVSEKKKRPSRRYRRKPTNLLREYERRKRAFVWLETHVWHAKRFHMTSRWGYKLPLAPCSKGYRSSYRASSKHCLVHDLSYEGCVEVSGEETQLKEGFRRLCSERVGLTLAAKAFTAGDRAGYVWLYRDGAYPYGCLGRVRFVWRASGSTNLQENRRSVWIFAHPTYYRQVVEQLVKVFQLKNALRDTNDTIEDITRNPADIRCPRYRSEKTGVEVVELKDTLNRFHLAGPLSHATIVKTFNLYKPPATQPSSTEAHRTWYHDFLDSKPKYSKMLAQQANYWQELKGLTSPGELSPGEVIALLVQDPRLNRPLKRSKALPQVPALYDFSQSHLQDPAVQPRAIRSFSPLWDESIRNRVSGEMKSTHELSVMRSVETLVAGELCRSEMALQPLPVLLLQNSGSQDAAYKRLGYGAGWELIVPAGYGLAVWHSLVMWGARPVGQLQLDMLELETGIDRTGVPDTVLGQEEASRRHAEALSKYFHRPSNKRVNYTKLAIASPFLCPWTQLVQEWNKASDGPLPFFVLRDQEALAKLRLALERKFNVHSIGLPPAALIPVLLTLKTRGNPGDNALICLPLRTDFRTNRQNRLATVHGPVYVEPAHPDPHGKERTVLRAQHLKTLKRLRNRRVRQKRRLQRANPGVLVRIPPANNRALVEQQLKRMADLWLPATPATVRQQCSRECFGYVTQAGFSLSEGGVNGIGYVTARGLEKLFKICTKGTVKVLVRGTRTRGYRFATIRLAG, from the coding sequence ATGGCATCCGCCAACATGCAGTTCGATGCCGCCGTCGGCGGGACGGTGCAGCTGCCGACCCGCGTGGACCAGCTCCAGTTTGCCGAGAGCCGCACGGAGGAGGTGTTCCAGATGCTGCTCACGATGAACAGCGGCTCGAACCAGCGGAAGCTGATGCACCAGTCCCTGCCGTGCCATATGCGCCGGCGGGCGATGTCGTACAATGTGCGACGGTTGCCGCGCCGGTTCCGCCAGGTGCATACGGCCCAGTTCAACAAGAGCGGCGTGTCGGAGAAGAAAAAGCGCCCGTCGCGCCGGTACCGCCGCAAGCCGACCAATCTGCTGAGGGAGTACGAGCGCCGGAAGCGCGCGTTCGTGTGGCTGGAGACGCACGTGTGGCACGCGAAGCGGTTCCACATGACGTCGCGCTGGGGCTACAAGCTGCCGCTGGCACCGTGCAGCAAGGGCTACCGGTCGAGCTATCGGGCGAGCTCGAAGCACTGCCTGGTGCACGATCTATCGTACGAGGGGTGTGTGGAGGTGAGCGGCGAGGAGACCCAGCTGAAGGAAGGTTTCCGGCGGCTGTGCAGCGAGCGCGTGGGTCTTACGCTGGCGGCCAAGGCGTTCACGGCCGGCGATCGGGCTGGGTACGTGTGGCTGTACCGGGACGGGGCCTATCCGTACGGTTGCTTGGGCCGCGTGCGGTTCGTGTGGCGTGCCAGTGGAAGTACCAACTTGCAGGAAAACCGTCGCTCGGTTTGGATCTTTGCACATCCAACGTATTACCGACAGGTGGTGGAACAGTTGGTGAAGGTATTCCAGCTCAAAAATGCTCTCCGCGACACGAACGACACCATCGAAGACATTACGAGAAACCCGGCCGATATTCGCTGCCCGCGCTATCGCTCCGAAAAGACGGGAGTGGAGGTGGTCGAGCTGAAGGACACACTCAATCGGTTTCATCTTGCAGGGCCACTTTCTCATGCAACGATTGTGAAAACGTTTAATCTGTATAAACCACCCGCGACACAACCGTCTTCGACCGAAGCGCACCGGACGTGGTACCACGATTTCCTCGACAGCAAACCAAAGTACAGCAAAATGCTTGCCCAGCAGGCGAACTACTGGCAGGAGCTGAAGGGTCTGACCTCACCGGGGGAACTGAGTCCGGGCGAGGTGATCGCTCTGCTCGTGCAGGATCCACGGCTCAACCGGCCGCTGAAGCGCTCCAAAGCACTGCCCCAGGTGCCGGCTCTGTACGACTTCTCGCAGTCCCATCTGCAGGACCCGGCCGTACAGCCGCGCGCGATAAGAAGCTTCAGCCCGCTGTGGGACGAATCGATCCGCAACCGTGTCAGCGGCGAGATGAAGTCGACCCACGAGCTGAGTGTGATGCGCAGTGTCGAAACGCTCGTCGCCGGCGAGCTCTGCCGCTCGGAAATGGCCCTCCAGCCGCTgcctgtgctgctgctgcaaaattCCGGCTCGCAGGACGCCGCCTACAAGCGGCTCGGGTACGGTGCCGGCTGGGAGCTGATCGTGCCGGCCGGGTACGGGCTGGCCGTGTGGCACTCGCTCGTAATGTGGGGCGCCCGCCCCGTCGGCCAGCTGCAGCTGGACATGCTGGAGCTCGAGACGGGCATCGATCGGACCGGCGTGCCGGATACGGTGCTCGGGCAGGAGGAAGCAAGCCGCCGGCATGCGGAAGCGCTGAGCAAATACTTCCACCGCCCATCCAACAAGCGAGTCAACTACACGAAGCTAGCAATTGCCTCCCCCTTCCTCTGCCCCTGGACGCAGCTCGTGCAGGAGTGGAACAAAGCGTCCGACGGTCCACTGCCGTTCTTCGTCCTGCGGGATCAGGAAGCGCTGGCAAAGCTACGGCTCGCCCTCGAACGCAAATTCAACGTCCATTCGATCGGCCTACCGCCGGCCGCGCTCATCCCCGTGCTGCTGACGCTGAAAACACGCGGCAATCCGGGCGACAATGCGCTGATCTGCTTACCGCTGCGCACCGACTTCCGCACCAACAGGCAGAACCGGCTCGCGACCGTGCACGGTCCGGTGTACGTGGAACCGGCCCACCCGGACCCGCACGGCAAGGAGCGAACGGTGCTCCGGGCACAACACTTGAAAACGCTCAAGCGGCTGCGCAACCGAAGAGTGCGGCAGAAACGGCGGCTACAGCGGGCCAACCCGGGCGTGCTGGTGCGCATCCCGCCGGCGAACAATCGGGCGCTGGTGGAGCAGCAGCTGAAGCGCATGGCCGACCTGTGGCTGCCCGCTACGCCGGCCACAGTGCGCCAGCAGTGCAGCCGGGAGTGTTTCGGGTACGTGACGCAGGCCGGCTTCAGCCTGTCGGAGGGTGGCGTCAACGGGATCGGCTACGTGACGGCGAGGGGGCTGGAGAAGCTGTTCAAGATCTGCACCAAGGGCACGGTGAAGGTGCTGGTAAGGGGGACACGCACCAGGGGGTACCGATTCGCCACAATTCGGCTCGCTGGttga
- the LOC120956640 gene encoding acyl-protein thioesterase 1, with protein MAAAPVIIPSVAKHTSTLIFLHGLGDTGHGWATSMGALRTPDMKVICPTAPNMPVTMNGGFRLNSWFDLKSISISDPEDEEGIKKATRYVHELIQSEMKAGILSNRIMLGGFSQGGALALYAGLTFAEPLAGVMALSCWLPLHKSFPSVRKCPDTVPVLQCHGDCDPIVFYKFGQLSSSVLKSFMKNSHFQTYQGLGHSSCDAELSDMKKFIDDHVPRQ; from the exons ATGGCTGCTGCACCCGTTATCATTCCATCGGTCGCGAAGCATACCTCGACG CTAATCTTCCTTCATGGCCTTGGCGATACCGG CCATGGATGGGCCACATCGATGGGAGCGCTCCGTACGCCCGACATGAAGGTGATCTGCCCGACCGCACCGAACATGCCGGTTACGATGAACGGCGGCTTTCGGCTGAACTCGTGGTTCGACCTGAAGTCCATCTCGATCAGCGACCCGGAGGACGAGGAGGGCATCAAGAAGGCGACCCGGTACGTGCACGAGCTGATCCAGAGCGAGATGAAGGCGGGCATTTTGTCGAACCGGATCATGCTCGGCGGGTTCTCGCAGGGCGGTGCGCTCGCGCTGTACGCCGGCCTGACGTTCGCCGAACCGCTGGCCGGTGTGATGGCCCTGTCCTGCTGGCTGCCGCTGCACAAAAGCTTCCCGAGCGTGCGAAAGTGTCCGGATACGGTGCCG GTCCTGCAGTGCCACGGTGACTGTGATCCGATCGTGTTCTACAAGTTTGGTCAATTATCGTCCAGTGTGTTGAAGTCGTTCATGAAAAACTCGCACTTTCAAACGTACCAGGGACTGGGGCACAGTTCCTGCGATGCCGAATTGAGCGACATGAAG aAATTCATCGACGATCATGTTCCTCGCCAGTGA
- the LOC120957259 gene encoding ATP-binding cassette subfamily G member 4, producing the protein MKDVEFQDIEYAVNVRKSFLSESHKRTILKGVSGVFRHGQLTAIMGPSGAGKSSLLNAISGYRKSGVQGTVHLNKKASCYITQEDHHQPMLTVEELMAIACKLKIKDQTDCQETITEVLSSLNLNHRRNVTAERLSGGERKRLSIALEMVANPSVFFLDEPTSGLDEVTAANCVRLLRDLARQDRTVVCTIHQPSASIFALFDHIYVIARGQCVYQGNPKALVPFLAHLNIECPRHYNPADFIIEICDSDTQELIPTLADAMQNGKSICSELQLTGAGATSSGPASISSEHEPSSLEPVGEFVLKPTVTSMVLDRQGPHVSTLVQKMKQITRFFHNRHAVSGFVQFWVLFRLMWTKIIRNRTVLWIQLVHHIACGIFIGLIFLNAANDGARMFDHLKFCLGVCFFFCYTQVMVPILSYPREVKLVKKECFNRWYGLFPYYLALTLSRLPVQLLLNIVFTLLVYWLSGLPPELFRYCLFALVGIIVSLCAEGFGLMIGATFNVMNGSAIGPLTIAPFLGLAIYGFDFAPQIPVLMQWLMRVSFIRGGVVSVVLVVFGYNRARLECDEMYCHFDDPKVLLHYVRIDNTTLLFELTILISMTLFYRLVCYLSLRRRFYK; encoded by the exons ATGAAAGACGTCGAGTTCCAAGACATCGAGTATGCGGTCAACGTACGCAAAAGTTTCC TAAGTGAAAGTCACAAAAGGACGATCCTGAAGGGCGTCAGCGGTGTCTTCCGGCATGGACAGTTAACCGCAATTATGGGTCCCTCGGGCGCGGGTAAAAGCAGCCTGCTGAACGCAATCTCTGGCTATCG TAAATCCGGTGTCCAGGGCACGGTACACCTGAACAAGAAGGCGTCATGCTACATCACCCAGGAAGATCACCATCAACCCATGCTGACGGTTGAGGAGTTGATGGCGATAGCATGCAAGCTTAAGATCAAGGACCAAACGGACTGCCAGGAAACGATCACGGAGGTACTGTCCAGCCTGAACCTGAACCATCGGCGCAATGTGACGGCCGAGCGACTGAGCGGCGGCGAACGGAAGCGACTCTCGATCGCGCTCGAGATGGTTGCCAATCCGTCCGTCTTCTTTCTGGACGAACCGACCAGCGGTTTGGACGAGGTGACGGCAGCCAACTGCGTACGGCTGCTGCGAGATCTTGCCCGCCAGGATCGTACCGTCGTCTGCACGATTCATCAACCGTCGGCGAGCATTTTCGCACTGTTTGACCACATCTATGTGATTGCCCGCGGCCAGTGCGTGTACCAGGGCAATCCGAAGGCACTCGTACCCTTCCTAGCGCACCTGAACATCGAATGCCCTCGGCACTACAATCCAGCGGACTTTA TTATTGAAATCTGTGATAGCGACACCCAGGAACTGATTCCCACGCTTGCCGACGCGATGCAGAATGGAAAGTCGATTTGCTCCGAGCTGCAGCTAACGGGGGCTGGTGCCACCAGCTCCGGACCCGCCTCGATCTCCTCCGAGCACGAACCGTCCTCGCTGGAGCCGGTCGGCGAGTTCGTCCTGAAACCGACCGTCACCTCGATGGTACTGGACCGACAGGGCCCGCACGTCAGCACGCTGGTACAGAAGATGAAACAGATTACGCGCTTCTTTCACAACCGGCACGCCGTGTCCGGGTTCGTCCAGTTCTGGGTACTGTTCCGGCTGATGTGGACCAAAATCATACGCAACCGGACAGTGCTGTGGATTCAGCTGGTACATCACATTGCGTGTGGAATATTTATCG GCCTTATTTTCCTGAATGCAGCCAACGACGGTGCACGCATGTTCGATCATCTCAAGTTCTGTCTTGGAGTgtgctttttcttctgctaCACCCAGGTCATGGTACCAATTCTGAGCT ATCCGCGAGAAGTGAAGTTGGTAAAGAAGGAATGCTTCAACCGCTGGTACGGACTGTTTCCTTACTATCTTGCCCTAACACTGTCCCGGCTGCCCGTACAGCTGCTGCTCAACATTGTGTTCACCCTGCTCGTGTACTGGCTGTCGGGTTTGCCACCAGAGCTGTTCCGCTACTGCCTGTTTGCGCTCGTCGGCATCATCGTTTCGCTGTGTGCGGAAGGATTTGGCCTCATGATTGGTGCCACCTTTAACGTGATG AACGGTTCCGCCATCGGACCACTAACGATAGCACCATTCCTTGGGTTGGCCATCTACGGGTTCGACTTTGCCCCCCAGATTCCCGTACTCATGCAGTGGCTGATGCGTGTGTCCTTCATCCGTGGTGGTGTCGTCTCGGTCGTGCTGGTTGTGTTCGGCTACAACCGGGCCCGGCTCGAATGTGACGAGATGTACTGCCACTTTGACGATCCGAAGGTTCTGCTGCATTACGTGCGCATCGACAACACCACGCTACTGTTCGAGCTTACCATCCTGATCTCGATGACGCTCTTCTACCGGCTGGTGTGCTACCTGAGCCTGCGGAGACGGTTCTACAAGTAA